In one Nicotiana sylvestris chromosome 8, ASM39365v2, whole genome shotgun sequence genomic region, the following are encoded:
- the LOC104210394 gene encoding protein NRT1/ PTR FAMILY 7.3-like gives MACLNIHKMCQKPENEKDEYTFDGSVDKHGQPAVRERTGRWFAGVLLLVNQGLATLAFFGVGVNLVLFLTRVMGQDNAEAANNVSKWTGTVYIFSLLGAFLSDSYWGRYKTCAIFQAIFVAGVVSLSLTSYIFLVKPKGCGDENNPCGSHSTISVVLFYVSIYLIALGNGGYQPTIATFGADQFDEDHPQESHSKVAFFSYFYLALNLGSLFSNTILGYFEDKGMWTLGFWASAGSAILALVLFLIGTPRYRHFKPTGNPLSRFCQVVVSATRKWKVEQSSRGDELYEGEGQEPAENGNRRILHTDGFKFLDKAAIITSKDGENNPWRLCAVSQIEEVKCILRLLPIWLCTILYSVVFTQMASLFVEQGAAMKTTVSGFHIPPASMSSFDILSVAAFIFIYRRVLDPLVARLKKSAPRGLTELQRMGVGLIIAIMAMVAAGIVEHFRLKSADKDCSSCTNSSSLSIFWQVPQYVLIGASEVFMYVGQLEFFNGQAPDGLKSFGSALCMTSISLGNYVSSLLVSIVMKISTTDKMPGWIPGNLNKGHLDRFYFLLAALTAADFLVYLICAKWYKYIKFEERSIEKQHGEKQGDLKV, from the exons ATGGCTTGCTTAAACATTCACAAAATG TGTCAGAAGCCAGAGAATGAAAAAGATGAATACACCTTTGATGGAAGTGTGGATAAGCATGGTCAGCCGGCCGTGCGAGAGAGGACTGGAAGGTGGTTTGCTGGTGTTCTCTTACTTG TGAATCAAGGTCTAGCCACGTTGGCATTCTTTGGTGTTGGAGTCAATCTAGTACTATTTCTGACTAGAGTTATGGGTCAAGACAATGCTGAAGCGGCCAACAATGTGAGCAAGTGGACTGGCACAGTTTATATCTTCTCTCTCTTGGGAGCTTTCCTCAGTGATTCCTATTGGGGAAGATACAAGACTTGTGCTATTTTCCAAGCCATTTTTGTGGCT GGAGTGGTTTCACTTTCATTGACTTCATACATTTTCTTAGTCAAGCCTAAAGGTTGCGGAGACGAAAATAACCCATGTGGGTCCCACTCGACTATCAGTGTGGTGCTCTTTTACGTGTCGATTTACTTAATTGCCCTTGGGAATGGAGGGTATCAGCCTACTATTGCAACATTTGGAGCTGACCAATTTGATGAAGATCACCCTCAAGAGAGTCACTCAAAAGTGGCTTTTTTTAGCTACTTTTACTTGGCATTAAATCTTGGATCTTTGTTCTCAAATACCATCTTAGGCTATTTTGAAGATAAGGGAATGTGGACTTTAGGCTTTTGGGCGTCGGCTGGCTCTGCCATTTTGGCATTAGTGTTGTTTCTTATTGGGACACCTAGGTATAGGCACTTTAAACCTACAGGCAACCCTTTGTCAAGGTTTTGTCAAGTGGTTGTGTCTGCTACTAGAAAATGGAAAGTTGAACAATCTTCAAGGGGAGATGAACTATATGAGGGTGAAGGACAAGAGCCTGCTGAAAATGGAAATAGAAGAATTCTCCATACTGATGGTTTCAA ATTCTTGGATAAAGCAGCTATAATCACATCAAAAGATGGAGAAAACAACCCATGGCGGCTTTGTGCAGTATCTCAAATTGAAGAAGTGAAATGCATATTGAGATTACTTCCAATATGGCTGTGCACAATACTGTATTCAGTAGTCTTTACACAAATGGCCTCTCTGTTTGTGGAACAAGGGGCTGCAATGAAAACAACTGTCTCAGGGTTTCATATTCCACCAGCAAGCATGTCTAGCTTTGATATTCTGAGTGTTGCAGCATTCATTTTCATCTATAGAAGAGTTCTTGATCCCCTTGTTGCAAGATTAAAGAAGTCTGCTCCAAGAGGATTGACAGAGCTCCAAAGGATGGGAGTTGGACTCATCATTGCTATTATGGCAATGGTAGCAGCAGGAATCGTTGAGCATTTCAGGCTAAAATCTGCGGACAAAGATTGTTCAAGTTGCACgaattcaagttcattaagtATTTTCTGGCAAGTTCCTCAATATGTACTTATTGGAGCATCAGAGGTATTTATGTATGTGGGACAATTGGAGTTCTTCAATGGACAAGCACCTGATGGATTGAAAAGTTTCGGAAGTGCACTATGCATGACTTCAATTTCACTAGGAAATTATGTGAGCAGCTTATTGGTTTCTATTGTCATGAAAATTTCAACTACTGATAAGATGCCTGGCTGGATACCTGGAAATCTCAACAAGGGTCATTTAGACAGATTCTATTTCCTTTTAGCAGCATTGACAGCAGCTGATTTTTTGGTCTATCTCATTTGTGCCAAGTGGTATAAGTACATTAAGTTTGAAGAAAGAAGCATTGAAAAGCAACATGGAGAGAAGCAAGGAGATTTGAAAGTCTAA